The Engystomops pustulosus chromosome 1, aEngPut4.maternal, whole genome shotgun sequence genome has a window encoding:
- the PPM1K gene encoding protein phosphatase Mn(2+)-dependent 1K, translated as MSTAILVTFVRNGGSQVRRGALLTSRVLQDNSRVALACQCSTTNRRSFSSRFDPDGSGRPATWDSFGIWDNRIDEPIQLPPSIKYGKLIPHINLSKVGCSTQLGKRKENEDRFNFAKLTDDVLYFAVYDGHGGAAAADFCDRFMANYIKEYLTHEQDMEKVLTKAFLEIDKAFARQARVSADATLMNCGTTATVALLRDGIELVVASVGDSRALLCRKGKPVKLTIDHTPERKEEKQRIRESGGFVAWNSLGQPHVNGRLAMTRSIGDLDLKSMGVIAEPETKRLQLHHADDSFLVLTTDGINFIVNSQEICDIINQCHDPSEAAQVLTEQAIQYGAEDNSTAIVVPFGAWGKHKSSEVSFSFSRGFASSGRWA; from the exons ATGTCCACAGCCATCTTAGTTACCTTTGTAAGAAATGGAGGGTCCCAGGTGAGAAGAGGAGCACTGCTGACGTCACGTGTCCTTCAAGATAACAGTCGTGTTGCTTTGGCCTGCCAGTGCTCCACCACCAACCGTAGGTCTTTTTCATCACGGTTTGACCCTGACGGAAGTGGAAGACCTGCCACCTGGGACTCCTTTGGCATTTGGGACAATCGCATTGATGAACCTATTCAGCTGCCACCCAGCATTAAGTATGGCAAGCTTATCCCACACATCAATCTGTCTAAAGTTGGTTGCTCCACTCAGCTGGGAAAGAGGAAAGAAAATGAAGACCGCTTCAACTTTGCCAAACTGACTGATGATGTCTTGTATTTTGCTGTCTATGATGGTCacggaggagctgcagcagctgaTTTCTGTGACCGATTTATGGCCAACTATATCAA GGAATATCTAACACATGAGCAAGATATGGAGAAAGTGTTGACCAAAGCTTTTCTAGAGATCGATAAAGCTTTTGCAAGACAAGCTCGTGTTTCTGCCGATG CTACCCTTATGAACTGTGGGACCACTGCAACAGTAGCCTTGTTGCGGGATGGCATTGAGCTAGTTGTGGCTAGTGTTGGTGACAGCCGGGCGCTATTATGTCGCAAAGGAAAACCTGTGAAGCTGACAATTGACCACACTCCTGAACGGAAGGAAGAAAAACAAAG GATAAGGGAATCTGGTGGTTTTGTTGCATGGAATAGCTTGGGACAGCCTCATGTCAATGGAAGACTTGCAATGACGAGAAGCATAGGGGATTTGGATCTCAAGTCTATGGGAGTGATCGCAGAGCCAGAAACCAAACGCTTACAG CTGCACCATGCAGATGATAGCTTCTTAGTATTAACCACAGATGGCATTAACTTTATTGTGAACAGTCAggaaatctgtgacatcatcaaccaATGCCATGATCCCAGCGAAGCAGCTCAAGTCCTCACTGAACAG GCAATCCAGTATGGTGCAGAAGATAATAGCACAGCCATAGTTGTTCCATTTGGAGCCTGGGGAAAGCACAAGAGCTCTGAAGTCAGTTTTTCTTTCAGTCGTGGCTTTGCATCAAGTGGCAGATGGGCTTGA